CAACCAGTTGAGATCAAGCAGCCGCAGGGGAAGTTGGGGGTGCTCTTGCCCGGGATGGGGGCGGTAGGCACTACCTTCATCGCCGGTGTGCAACTGGTGCGCAATGGCCACAGCAAGCCGTTCGGTTCCCTGACGCAGATGGGGACCATCCGCTTAGGCAAGCGCACGGAGAAACGGATTCCGAAGATCAAGGACTTTGTGCCTCTCGCTGAGCTCGGGGACCTGGTGTTTGGCGGGTGGGACATCTTTCCGGATAACTGCTACGAATCGGCGCTGAAGGCGGGTGTCCTGGAGCTCAGTGACCTGGAAAAAGTGAAGGACGAACTGGCTGCCATCCGGCCGTGGCCAGCGGTCTTTAGCAGGGACTATGTGCGGCGACTCGATGGCCCCAATGTCAAGAAGGCCAAAACGAAGTACGATCTGGCCAAGATGCTCATGGAGGACATCGAGCGTTTCCGCAGCGAGCACGGCCTGAACCGCATGGTCATGGTCTGGTGCGCCAGCACCGAGGTCTTTATGCGGCCCTCGGCTGTCCATCAGGACATCGCCAGCTTCGAAAAGGGGCTGAAGGAGAATGACCCGGCCATCGCGCCCAGCATGATTTATGCCTACGCCTCGATCATGAGCGGCGTGCCGTTTGCTAATGGTGCGCCGAACCTGACAGTGGACATTCCTGCCTTGATCCAGCTGGCGCGCGAGAAGCGGGTGCCTATCGCCGGCAAGGACTTTAAGACTGGCCAGACCTTGATGAAGACCATCATCGCACCCGGGCTGAAGGCTCGTCTGCTGGGTTTGGATGGATGGTTCTCCACCAACATCCTCGGCAACCGCGATGGCGAGGTGCTGGATGACCCGGAGTCGTTCAAGACGAAGGAGGAGAGCAAGCTTTCGGTGTTGGAATACATCCTCCAGCCCGACCTCTACCCGGAACTCTACGGCAACTTCTACCACAAGGTGCGCATCAACTACTACCCCCCGCGGCGCGACAACAAAGAGGGGTGGGACAACCTGGACATTTTTGGCTGGCTCGGCTACCGCATGCAGATCAAGGTGGACTTTCTCTGCCGCGATAGCATTCTGGCCGCCCCTATTGTGCTTGACTTGGTGCTTTTCATGGACCTCGCGCAGCGAGCGGGCATGCACGGTATCCAGGAGTGGCTCTCATTCTACTTCAAGAGCCCGATGTGTGCCCCAGAGCTCTACCCGGAGCATGACCTGTTCATCCAGCTGATGAAGCTGAAGAACACCTTGCGCTACCTGCGCGGCGAGGAGCTCATTACCCACTTGGGTCTTGAGTACTACGACTAAAGGCTGACGCTTCTTGCATCGCTCCGCGCACCTGAAAAGTATTCTCAAGACCGCTATGCCTGCCGTGGTGGATCTGTCCTCGCAGACCATCATGTGGACCATCGAGGCGATTCTGGTGGGCAGGTTGTCCGCGGCGGCCTTTGCCGGGGTGGCCATGGCCATCCAGATCGTGGTGGTGTTCTTCGCGGTGCTCCTCACCTTTGTGGTGGGCAGCTCGGTCATCATCGTCCGCGCTCTGGGGAGAAACGATCAGTGGGAGGCCAACCATATCCTCGGCCAGACCGTGCTTCTTGGGGTGGTCATGGCCTTTGCCTTTGCCGTGATCTGGTATTCTGGGGCAATTCACCTGTTCAAGCTCATTGGCAAGGCAGGGGCAGAGGAGGCAGGTATTGCGGCGGAGCGGGCCGGCGTCACCTACTTGCGTACGGTGTCTTTCTTTGCGCCGTTGATTGTGACCAATTTCATTGGGGTGGGGATCATCCGTGGCAGCGGCGACACGCGCCATTCCATGGTCATCAACATGGTGGTCAACGGTTTGAATCTGGCGTTGGCACCGTCGCTCATTTTCGGCTGGTTCGGGCTGCCGCGCTTGGAAGTGCGCGGTGCTGCCCTGGCCGTGGGTATTGCGCACTCGGTGGGCTTCTTCTTGACCTTTGGGTTGTTGCTCAGCCCCCATGGGCGGCTCCGATTACCCTTGCGGGAGCTGCTGCGGCCCGATGGCGAGACGTTTCGTCGCCTGCTCCGCACGGGGGTGCCGACCACGGTGGAACAGCTTGCCACCTCGGTGGGCGTCCTGTTCGTGATGGGCTACGCCGCGCGCCTGGGGTTGGCCACGCTGTCGGCGCACGCGGTTTTTGTGCGGGTGCAGGCGGTCCTGTCCATGGCCTACATGGGATTTGGCTTGGGCGCCATGACCTTAGTGGGCATGGACTTGGGAGCAGGGGACCAGGTGCGGGCTCTGCGCACGGCGCGGCTGTCGATGCTGGTGACCTTCGCGTTCGTCATCACGGTTGCCGTTTTGCTCGTCCTGTTCAGTAGGCAAATCATGGCGCTCTTCCTGACGGGACGCGAGACCGCGGTGCTGGCCAAAGGAGCGGTGGCCATTTACGTGTTCGCTCTGGCCCAGATTCCCAAGGCTCTCTTGGGTTCAGTGGCCGGGAGCCTGCGCGGCGCGGGCGACCTCCGCTTCCTCATGTGGCTGACGATCGTCTCGGTGCTGATCTTCGAGATCGGGCTGAACTACGCTGCGGCTTTCGTGCTGGGGTGGGGGTTGGTGGGGCTCTGGGCTGTCCACGGCACGGGAGAGGTGACCAGGTTGACGGTGACCTACCATCGCCTGCACGGCAATCGTGGCGAAGTGGCGCACAGGGTGTGACGTGAGCGGGCTGCTCATCACTTTCGAAGGGATTGATGGGGCAGGAAAGAGTGTGCAGGCAGAGGCATTGCGCCAATGGCTCGAGACGGTGAAACAGCGTGCGGTGCTCCTGCTGCGGGACCCAGGGACGAGCCCTATTGCCGAACAGATCCGACGGATTCTG
This window of the Calditrichota bacterium genome carries:
- a CDS encoding inositol-3-phosphate synthase, yielding MSKQPVEIKQPQGKLGVLLPGMGAVGTTFIAGVQLVRNGHSKPFGSLTQMGTIRLGKRTEKRIPKIKDFVPLAELGDLVFGGWDIFPDNCYESALKAGVLELSDLEKVKDELAAIRPWPAVFSRDYVRRLDGPNVKKAKTKYDLAKMLMEDIERFRSEHGLNRMVMVWCASTEVFMRPSAVHQDIASFEKGLKENDPAIAPSMIYAYASIMSGVPFANGAPNLTVDIPALIQLAREKRVPIAGKDFKTGQTLMKTIIAPGLKARLLGLDGWFSTNILGNRDGEVLDDPESFKTKEESKLSVLEYILQPDLYPELYGNFYHKVRINYYPPRRDNKEGWDNLDIFGWLGYRMQIKVDFLCRDSILAAPIVLDLVLFMDLAQRAGMHGIQEWLSFYFKSPMCAPELYPEHDLFIQLMKLKNTLRYLRGEELITHLGLEYYD
- a CDS encoding MATE family efflux transporter; translated protein: MPAVVDLSSQTIMWTIEAILVGRLSAAAFAGVAMAIQIVVVFFAVLLTFVVGSSVIIVRALGRNDQWEANHILGQTVLLGVVMAFAFAVIWYSGAIHLFKLIGKAGAEEAGIAAERAGVTYLRTVSFFAPLIVTNFIGVGIIRGSGDTRHSMVINMVVNGLNLALAPSLIFGWFGLPRLEVRGAALAVGIAHSVGFFLTFGLLLSPHGRLRLPLRELLRPDGETFRRLLRTGVPTTVEQLATSVGVLFVMGYAARLGLATLSAHAVFVRVQAVLSMAYMGFGLGAMTLVGMDLGAGDQVRALRTARLSMLVTFAFVITVAVLLVLFSRQIMALFLTGRETAVLAKGAVAIYVFALAQIPKALLGSVAGSLRGAGDLRFLMWLTIVSVLIFEIGLNYAAAFVLGWGLVGLWAVHGTGEVTRLTVTYHRLHGNRGEVAHRV